The following proteins are encoded in a genomic region of Hyla sarda isolate aHylSar1 chromosome 3, aHylSar1.hap1, whole genome shotgun sequence:
- the LOC130360654 gene encoding uncharacterized protein LOC130360654 translates to MSISDVGNFFPESILFRIGFIGMSIGTLVLTFLIYKYMVMHTEEFRGHQVLIQRILLAIVWASCFATAVMHVFSPKEYPRIHFVSMIISITCEALYYLGQSIQMYKLPGANKVIHHSRCTCCGLTFVCVIFSFGYETLKELFYNDEDWDEFCEILIIIIEWVMFLLILINIVTYYSTMQRLLLTVSRNSCTLSLRVKIDDFGV, encoded by the exons atgagcatcag tgacgtgggaaatttctttcccgaaagcatattattcagaattggattcatagggatgtccattggcactttggtactaacctttcttatttataagtatatggttatgcatactgaagagttcaggggtcatcaggtcctgatccagaggatcctgctggccattgtgtgggcctcctgttttgccacagctgtcatgcatgtattttcccccaaagaatatcccaggatacactttgtcagcatgataatttcaattacatgtgaagccttatactaccttgggcagtccatccagatgtataaattaccaggagcaaacaaagtcatccaccatagtagatgcacctgctgtggcctgacttttgtctgtgtaattttctcttttggatatgaaacattaaaggaattattctataatgatgaagactgggacgagttCTGTGAAATCCTCATCATAATCATTGAGTGGGTGAtgtttctactgatcctgataaacatcgtgacctattattccaccatgcagaggttattgttgaccgtctccagaaacagctgcacactctctcttagagtaaaaattgatgacttcggggtgtag